A window of Companilactobacillus allii genomic DNA:
CTTCTTAAATGGAGAATTAATTGAAGCTGATAAAACAAAAAATATATTCTTAAATCCAAAAGAAAAGCAAACTGAGGACTATATCTCAGGTAAATTCGGATAGGGGGAAAATTATGCGTAGTACTTTTGAAGAACAACTTAACGACTTACATTTACGATTTTCAGAAATGGGAATGATGGCTAGTGAGGCAATTATGAAGTCTGTTAAAGCCTATATCAATCACGATAAAGCATTAGCTAAAGAAGTTATCGAGAAGGATGTTTATATAAATAAACGAGAGACTGATCTTGAAAAGGATTCCTTTGAAATGATAGCTCTACAACAACCCGTTACTTCGGATTTACGTATGATCGTTACAGTATTGAAAGCTAGTTCAGATCTTGAACGTATGGGAGATCACGCTGTAAGTATTGCCCAAGAAACAATCAGAGTTAAAGGTAAGACACGTATACCAGAAATGGAAAAGTTGATCAGTGAAATGGGTGACATGAGCACAAGTATCGTTGAAGATTCACTAGAAGCATATTTAAAACGAGACGATAAGATGGCTGAAGATGTTGCACGTCGTGATATTGAGATCGATGAAAAGAGTAAAATGATCAACGAACTGTGTATCAAGGATATGCAAAAAACGGCTGATAATATCTTGAGTGGTACTTCATATATGCTAGTAGCCAGTTATCTTGAACGTGTTGGAGATTACTCAACTAATATTTGTGAATGGGTAGTTTACTTAAATAGTGGTCACGTGATTGAATTAAATCGTAAGCATATGGCTGAACAGGATTAAGTTGTTGGTTGCAGTTCCCACGGCTATGTTGTATATTTTTAACAAAGTTGAGGTGAGATTTCTTGAAAGAACGTATCACAAGATCTAGTAAGGATAGAATGATTGCTGGTGTTTGTGGTGGTTTAGGAGAACATTTTGGAATAGACTCGACTTGG
This region includes:
- the phoU gene encoding phosphate signaling complex protein PhoU; the protein is MRSTFEEQLNDLHLRFSEMGMMASEAIMKSVKAYINHDKALAKEVIEKDVYINKRETDLEKDSFEMIALQQPVTSDLRMIVTVLKASSDLERMGDHAVSIAQETIRVKGKTRIPEMEKLISEMGDMSTSIVEDSLEAYLKRDDKMAEDVARRDIEIDEKSKMINELCIKDMQKTADNILSGTSYMLVASYLERVGDYSTNICEWVVYLNSGHVIELNRKHMAEQD